Within the Arthrobacter sp. V1I7 genome, the region TACAGGGCATAGGTTGCGCCCGCCACTAACCCGAGCCCGACGCCGGCGGCAGTCGCCGCGGTCGACACCGCCGGCTCGCCGGCCCGCGACACGCACAGCAGGACGCTGCCGAGGACGCCCAGGAAGGCGGCCAGCATCCACCACCGGCTCAACGGCCTGCGCTCGAGGACCCGTTCCAGGATGCCAGAAGCCAGCGGAGCCGAGGCAAGCGAAACGACCGTCCCGATTGCGACCCCGCCCAGATGCATCGCGCTGTAGAACGCCAGCGGGTAGACCGCCACCGCAACTGCCCCAACGGCCACCAGTCCCGCGTGGGCCCGCAGCGCCTGCCGGGCGCGAGCCAGCGAGGGGAGCGCGATCGCCGCTTGCAGCAGCCCGCCAACACCCAGGGCGGCCGCCCCGATCGCCAGCGGGCCGGCGTCGGGAGCGAACGTCGCGGCGGTTCCCGTGGTTCCCCACAAGAATGATGTGACCAGGATCGCGGTAACGCCGCCGGTAGCCCGGTTCACAGCGCGGTCAGCATCTCGGCGGCGAACTCGCGGGCGTGGAGCAACCGCGTCGACTTACCCTCCAGCCCGGCCCGGGCCATCGCCCCCTCCAGCAGAAAGCTCAAGCGTTCCGCCAGCCGCTGCGCCGCTGAAGGGTCGGTCAACGTGCTCAAGTGTTCGGCGAGGAGACGCTCGACCTGCTCCTTGTGCCGGCGGACCGCGGTCCGCGCAGGGTCGTCCGCACCAAGTTCAGCTGCGGCATTCAGCAGTCCGCAGCCGCGAAATCCGTGGTCGTAGGCGGCCGCGGCGTGATCGATGTAGGCATCGAACACGGCCAGAACACGCTCCTGCGCTGTGGCCGTGTCCGCGATCCGGGCTCGATAGAGGCCCAGCCACTCCTCATGACGGACATCGATGTAGGCCTCGACCAGCGCAGCCTTGGACGCGAAGTTGTTGTACAGGCTCATCTTCGCCACGCCGGCCGACGCGGTGATTACATCGATGCCGGTCGCGGCAATGCCATCGGCGTAGAAATGCCGGGACGCAGCGTCCAGAATCCGCGCGCGGGCAGGGCTCTGGCGGGAGCCATCGCTCCCTGGGCTTTTTGTCATGGCGCTCCCCCTTGACTAGGTAGACCAGTCTACCTATTCCAGCACTGTGCAGCAATCGTCACAATTAGTCCCTGCGGACCTCCACAAGTTGGACATCCACTAGGTTGCCGCCGTCGACGCTGGCGGTCAGGTAAGTGCAGGCCGGCTGGCGCCGGCGGTCGGTGGGGGAGCCGGGGTTCAGCAGGCGGAGGCCGTTCGGGCCGGTCGTGTCCCAGGGAATGTGGCTGTGGCCGAAGACAAGGACGTCGGCGTCCGGGTACATTGCCTCGGACCGTTGCTCCCGGCCTTTGGCCGGACCCGTCTCATGCACCATGGCGAATTTCACGCCGTCCAGGGTCACCGAGGCGATTTCCGGCAGACGCCTGCGGAGCTCCGGGCCATCGTTGTTGCCGTAGACGGCAATAAGCCTTCGGCTTCGCTGTTCAAATTCGTCCAGCAGGGAGGCTGTCACCCAGTCACCGGCGTGGAACACCACATCGGCGCGCTCGACGGCGGCCCAAACCTGGGAGGGAAGCGTCCGCGCGCGGTTGGGGACGTGGGTATCGGAAACGAACAGGAGGCGTAGCGGCATGGCGGAATCCTCCCACGAAAGCCGGGCACCGCACCGCATGACGGGTGCCCGGGCAGCTCAGTGTCCCGGTCTTGCCACACGCATGTAGCGTCGGGGCAGGAGAAGCCGGGGGGAGCAGATGACCGAGAGCAATAGGGCCCAGCGCCGCCGGCGGTGGTGGATCGTGGTGACCGTCATGGCGGCGCTGGCCGCCGTTCCCGCGCAGGACGTCACACCGGCGAGCTGTGGATAATGACGCCGATGGTCACCAACTTGAGAGAAGCCGAAACGTCGTCACTCTCGCCAAGTAGTTGGGCATCCGGTCGCCGGCGTCATGGCAGAAATGCCGTCTGGCACGACTGTCGAATTTCTTCTTCTCCATGTATCGCGTGCTCGACGGCGTGCGTCAGCGGTCGGTGATCAGGTCGTGGGTCACGTGCCGTGTGCGGCGCGAACCGCTCTGCGATCATAAGACGGTGGCGAAAAAGTTGACGGTGCGAAGGATCATGCCGCTCGCGACCGTGTTCGTCGTCGTCGGGCTCCTGATTGGCATGCCGTGGTTCTTCCAACGCTCGCTCATCTATTTTCCCGACCGCGGCCAGCCACGCCCGGCCGCCGAGTTGTTGCCCGGAGCCCAGGAAGTCACGCTCACGACGAGTGACGACCTCGAGCTCGGTGCCTGGTACGTGCCAGCCGCAGTCGGCTGCCGCGCGACCGTGCTCGTCGCACCGGGCAACGGCGGCAACCGGGCTAATCGGGCAGGGCTGGGACGAGCGATCAGCGAGCTCGGCTTCGGCGTGCTGCTCTTCGACTATCGCGGTTACGCGGCGAATCCCGGGTACCCGTCCGAGGACGGTCTCGCGCGCGATGTCCGCGCCGCTCGCGAATTCCTGACAGGTGCGGCAGGAGTACCGGCGGACTCGCTCGTCTATTTCGGGGAGAGCATCGGCGCCGGCGTGGTCACGGAGCTCACCACCGAGCACCCTCCAGCCGCGATGCTGCTGCGCTCACCTTTTACCTCGCTCGCCGACGTCGGCCGGGCGGCCTACGGCGTGCCGGTGGGCTGGATGCTTCGCGATCACTACCCGGTACGCGAGAACGTAGTGCGAGCGGACATCCCGACCGCCGTGGTCTACGGGAGCGCGGACACCATCGTGCCCGCCCAGCAGAGCCGGGACGTGGCTCAGGCGGCCCGGGACGCCGGAAACTACGTCATCGAGGTGGAGGTAGCGGCGGCGAACCACAACGATGCAGCACTGGCGCTGGGTCCCGAACTCATCGGTGCCCTCGTCGACGTGGCTGGCCGCGGCGGGGCGACCGGGTGCCCGTGACGGCTCAGGAGGCCGGGTACACGCGCGTTTCGGCCGCTCACCACACACGCTTCACCCCAATGGCCAGGTGGAAGTCCCCGGCGGAAGGCGTCCAGACGCCGCAAGAGCACATGTGTCTCCAACTTTTCCCATTGCACGGACTCCCACCAGACGGGCCCAACGGAACGGTAGCGTCGGATATTCCACTAATTCACAAGCCACCCCGGCTAGGTCAGATCGGTAGCGTTGGTATTTGGGCCGGGGCCGATAGCCGCGGCAACCAAACGATCGAAGCTGGCGGTGCCGTTCTCCGGAGGAATTACGGTGAAGACCGCAGACCATTTTTCCGGGGCATTTTTCTCAACTACCGGAGCCCGTTCCACATGCAGGCTCAACCCCGGCACGCCGCTGACAGGCAGCGGAAGCGGCTCGCCGCTTTTCACCAGGTGACGAAACTGCTTGACCGACAGTTGGGCACCAGGCGTGCTGGTCACTTCAACGATCGTGTCATTGACCCGCTTGGTCAGCCCCTGCGTCAATCGCCTCTGGCTCGACACCGTGGGAGCCGTGAGAATTAGCGCGAAAATGGCCGTGAACGAGGCAACAGCACCAAAACTTCTGAGGCCGGCCAGGACGATCATCAGGATCAGGCACAGGATTAAACCGAAGATGCTGAACTGCACGAACTTCACAAAGGGATCTTGGCCTGGTTTCTTCGACCATCTGACCAGAGTGACGGCATTCTTCCCGGGCTCATCGTGCACCGAATTATCCATTCCTAGTGCCCCTTCACTTCCATAAGCGCTTCAGCCAAGATGACGGCCTCGCGTGCTTCCTTGAGATCCCCAAACAGGCCCAGGTCGGAGATGGTTCCGGCGGCATCGGCGGAGCCAGCAAGCTCGGAAAAGACCCTGCTGAGCTTCTCGCGGTCCTGCGACAGCATCCGGGACGAATTCAGTTTGACCCTGCTCATGTCGAGCTCCAGCAGTGACTTGTCGATGGCAACGCGACGCCCCTGCATGATCATTAACTTTTCCGCGACACTCTGGGTACGGGCACGCAGCATCGCTTCCATCTTCACAGCCATCTCGTGGAGCTCGCTCAGGGCGGTGTAAGTCTGCGGGGTTCCCGGGTGACGGTCCAGGTGCTCACCAACCTGGACGCGGCGCCGTTCCCATTTCCGGACGGCGGATTCATAGGGACCCAGGAGCAAAGTAACGGCCGATATCGCTTTATCCAGCGCGGCGGCCCGCGTGCTCAAGCTTGTTGTAGCAGCGTCCAGCCTCGAAAGGAATTCGTCATAGTTGTCCGGCGGAGGGGCGTTTCGGGAATTCATGTGCCGCTCGATCGCGATACTTCGCCGGACAACTGGGCTAAACGTCCGGCCGGGAGTAGCCGCCGGTGCACCGGATCGCGCTCACGCTGGCGCGATTCCCCTCGCCAACATGCGCCCCCGGCTCTCATGGCAAGAGAATAGAGGCTCGGAGCCGGATGGGATAGAGCCGGACGTGAACCTTCGCGAACATCAGCGTCGGCACGCTTGTTGAGTATGGCGTGGGGGCTAACGCCGGGGGGTCGCTAGCGGTCTAAATTGACCGTGATGTCGAGGCGGATGCCGTTGGTGAGCAGCCGGTCCTCCAAATACCTGGCGAGGCTCACCTCGTTCGCGGTGTGCTCACCTTTGGCTATCGCGCCCCGCAGGCACGCCATCGTGTCCGTCGACCTGACCGTGGACAACGGCGCGCGGTGATCCGATGTCAACCGTTCGATATCTGTCCGGAAGGACGGCTGGTGGCCTTCTCGGGCTGTGGCGCGCAGGGTGAAGGGGATATAAGAAGTGGGCAAGAGGCATCCTTTTTTCTGGCGGCGGCCACCTGGCCCCGCTGTCTGGAACAAGCCCTCCAAGGCTCCTGCTATTCCTCCGACAGCACTTCTGAGGCTGAACTCACGCCGTGCTCCCCGGCCCTCCGAGGAGCCACGGTGACGGAGGCGACCCGTTCCAGCCGGGGGTGCAGGTGGTCGCCGTCGTTCACCACCCCTGTCTGCCACCACAGTTTCAGCCCCTCCGGCACCACCTCGAGGCAGGCCAGGTTGTTGTCAAACCACGGCCCCTTGATGCCTGACCAGCGGAACGGCGGGTCCGGGACCTTCGCGGAGCGAGCGGCCAGGGAACCTGCCGCTTCGCCCAGGCCGTAGGACGTGATGGCCGTGAAGGACCTCAACAGCCGGGGGAGCGGGTTGCGGATAGGGGAGCAGACTGCCTGCACGATCCGGCTGCCCGAGGAGCGCTCCACTTCCGAAACGTAGGAGAAATGTACGTCTCCGGAGAGGAAGGTGACGGTTTCCGGTGCCGGGCCCCGTTTGCCATCGGCGACTTCAGCCGTCATGGCCGCCACCTTCTGGAAGCTCCTCTGGAAGGCGCCCCAGTGTTCAAGGTCCAGCGCCTGGCGCAGCTTCTCGCCGGCCCGGGCGGCCAGTTTCCCCCACGCACCTTCGGACACGGCCTCATCCCAGGCCTCGATGTGGTGCAATCCCATCGGCAGCAGGAAAGGCAGCGACGTCGCCACCAGCAGGTGGCGGAAACCGCCGCGCATCCGGCCGTCGAGCCAGGCTATTTCCGCTTCGTCAAGCAGGGAGCGGTCTTCCGGCGCCAGGTTCCGGGCGGCGCGGGAATCCACCACCACCAGCCGTGTGTCCCCGAAATCCCGGCAGAAGCTCCACCGGTAGGATGTCGGGTCCTGGTCTGCCCGTTCCGCGAAGGTGTCCAGTTCCGCGCTCAGGTCGAGCTCCGGCTCGCCACCGTGCCGGGCGATCCGCTGCCAGATAGGGTCCTCGACGCGCTCCTGCGGCGACAGGTTCCCAAGATGCTGATAGACCCAGTACGAGGCCAGCCCCGCGACAATCCGTTCACGCCACCAGGAGGTGGCCTCCATTGCCTTTTTCCAGGTCAGCGAGGAGTTCCAGTCGTCGCGGACGTCGTGGTCGTCGAAGATCATGGCGCTGGGCAGGGTGGACAGCAGCCACCTGTTCGCCGGGTCCGACCAGGCCAGATAGTAGAGGTGGGCGTATTCCTCGTAGTCCCTGAGCTCCCCGCCTGGCGGTTCTGCGATGTCCCGGCGGGCGCGGATGAACTGCTGCATCTGCTCGCTCGTCGAGTCGGCGTACACCTGGTCCCCGAGGAAGGCCACCAGATCCGGCCACGCCAGGTCGTGGCCGAAGGCCATCCGCAGCGCGTAGGCACGCAGCGAGTCGACGCCGTGGGTCCGGTTACCGGACGCATCGTGCGGCACGCTGGTGCGGCACGAGCCGAAGGCCATCCGCAGCGGCTTGCCGGGCTTCAGCGTGGTGATCATTGGCGGCGGGAACCCGGACGTGGGGTCGGGCCAGACCTGTGATCCGTTGATCTCGAGGGTGTAGGGCGTGACCGTTCCCGGCTCCAGTCCGTCCAGCTCCACCAGCGCGTAGTGATGGCCGTGCACCCCGAATGTGCGCGCCTCCCAGTCCTTGCCGTCGGCATGGACCGAGACCCGCGCAGGAGTCCGGGTCTCCACCCAGATACTCGCCGAGGTCTCATCCACGTACCGCATCATCGGGCCGAGCGCCAGGGGCGAGGTCGTCATCACTCAGTTGTACCTGCTTCAGCCCGCTCCGGCCATGGCTCAGGGGCACGCAGTGCTTCCAGTGGCCGTGACATGACCCCACCGCGGGTGTGGTCGCTCATTCCTGGTGTCAGCAACCAGACGAAGCACGACCGCGCAGTTGAAGGCATCAAAACCCTGGTCACCGACCCGGGCTCCATCGACTGGGGAGCCGTATGGTCCTCCGCCATTCACGAGGAGGAGGCCAAGACCAACCCGTCCTGGGCCGGAGGGGCGAACGTCTTCAGCGTGGCGTCGCTGTTCATCCCGGGAATCGGCGTGGGAGCCAAGGCCGGGACAGTGGCGAACAAAGCCGGTTCGGTTGCGGGAAAGATCGTCACCGCCACGGCGGACAGTACACGGCTCGGCAAGCTCTCCCCGCTTTTCGGAGGCGCTGCCCAGGGTTTGAGTACCACCGGGGCCTTCCTCTCCAAACCCGGATCCTTCGCCGTGAAGGTATCCAACCTCGTCATGCCCCAAACCGCCGCCAAAGTCCTTGACACCCTGGCAGCCATTAAGGTCAAGGTAGCTCCCGGTGTTGCCCTGCCGGATCCGGCGGGGGGTATTCCTGACGCAGCCAAAATCGCTCCGGCCCATGTCGCTGACGACGTTGCAGCCGCTCCGCCTCATGTTGCGGACGACGCCGTTGACGCCGTGCCGGCTACCGTTGGGGACGATGTTGCAGACGCCGTTGACGCACATGCAGAGCAGGAGGCCGCTGATACCCCGATCGACCCGGACCTGACGGATGAGTCGGTACTCGCGGAGGCAGCAACCAAAGTAGAGATCCTCGACACGACAGACATCGCCCACTACGCGCCGGACGGCAGCGCCACCCACACCAGTGATCTAGTCCACCCCCGGGCGGACCAGGGGACCTACCCGAACGGCGCCCCTAAGATCAAATCCGATGTCTGGCCCGACAAAGAGCTGCATCCCCAGGGGTTCCTCGCCCCGGAAGCCAGGACCCCCGTGGTCTCAAACCCGGACACCTCATCGACCGCTACGGCTTACCCAGGGGAAACTTCACTTCGCCTGTCGGTGAGAATTTCCCCGACCGCGCACTGCCGGACTTCAGCCTGGAAAAATTCGGACGGCGGGATGGATACCATCAGTACGAAGTCCTCCACGAGATTCCTGCGTGGGCCGGACCTGCCGCACCGGCCTTCGGCAAAGCCGGAGGCGCCACCCAGTACTACACCAACCTCAAAATCAACGAGCTGTTGGACAAAGGTTTTATAAGAGAGGTCACAGCATGATGATTCCGATGAACGTCGGCGAGCTGGAATACATGCTTCAGCAGGCCGGCATCGACCCGGAGGCGTACTGGATCGGCGAATTTAGAGAAGAATACGCATGCATCATGCAAGCGGATGACGGTATGTGGGAAACCTTTGTGGGGCAAAGAGGCGAAAAAGACGATCTCCGACGGTGGGACAACGAAGGCGACGCCTGCGTGTTCTTCATCGGCATGCTCTGGTCAGAGATCTCCAGCGAACTTCGTAGGCGAGCACGCCACTAGGCTCTGATTCGCCGATGGATAGACGTCAGGCGAATGAAGCACTGGGACGGGTCGCTGAACCGTATATGAGTGCAACTAAC harbors:
- a CDS encoding alkaline phosphatase D family protein, with protein sequence MTTSPLALGPMMRYVDETSASIWVETRTPARVSVHADGKDWEARTFGVHGHHYALVELDGLEPGTVTPYTLEINGSQVWPDPTSGFPPPMITTLKPGKPLRMAFGSCRTSVPHDASGNRTHGVDSLRAYALRMAFGHDLAWPDLVAFLGDQVYADSTSEQMQQFIRARRDIAEPPGGELRDYEEYAHLYYLAWSDPANRWLLSTLPSAMIFDDHDVRDDWNSSLTWKKAMEATSWWRERIVAGLASYWVYQHLGNLSPQERVEDPIWQRIARHGGEPELDLSAELDTFAERADQDPTSYRWSFCRDFGDTRLVVVDSRAARNLAPEDRSLLDEAEIAWLDGRMRGGFRHLLVATSLPFLLPMGLHHIEAWDEAVSEGAWGKLAARAGEKLRQALDLEHWGAFQRSFQKVAAMTAEVADGKRGPAPETVTFLSGDVHFSYVSEVERSSGSRIVQAVCSPIRNPLPRLLRSFTAITSYGLGEAAGSLAARSAKVPDPPFRWSGIKGPWFDNNLACLEVVPEGLKLWWQTGVVNDGDHLHPRLERVASVTVAPRRAGEHGVSSASEVLSEE
- a CDS encoding metallophosphoesterase; amino-acid sequence: MPLRLLFVSDTHVPNRARTLPSQVWAAVERADVVFHAGDWVTASLLDEFEQRSRRLIAVYGNNDGPELRRRLPEIASVTLDGVKFAMVHETGPAKGREQRSEAMYPDADVLVFGHSHIPWDTTGPNGLRLLNPGSPTDRRRQPACTYLTASVDGGNLVDVQLVEVRRD
- a CDS encoding alpha/beta hydrolase, with the translated sequence MPLATVFVVVGLLIGMPWFFQRSLIYFPDRGQPRPAAELLPGAQEVTLTTSDDLELGAWYVPAAVGCRATVLVAPGNGGNRANRAGLGRAISELGFGVLLFDYRGYAANPGYPSEDGLARDVRAAREFLTGAAGVPADSLVYFGESIGAGVVTELTTEHPPAAMLLRSPFTSLADVGRAAYGVPVGWMLRDHYPVRENVVRADIPTAVVYGSADTIVPAQQSRDVAQAARDAGNYVIEVEVAAANHNDAALALGPELIGALVDVAGRGGATGCP
- a CDS encoding TNT domain-containing protein, with amino-acid sequence MDRYGLPRGNFTSPVGENFPDRALPDFSLEKFGRRDGYHQYEVLHEIPAWAGPAAPAFGKAGGATQYYTNLKINELLDKGFIREVTA
- a CDS encoding TetR/AcrR family transcriptional regulator, encoding MTKSPGSDGSRQSPARARILDAASRHFYADGIAATGIDVITASAGVAKMSLYNNFASKAALVEAYIDVRHEEWLGLYRARIADTATAQERVLAVFDAYIDHAAAAYDHGFRGCGLLNAAAELGADDPARTAVRRHKEQVERLLAEHLSTLTDPSAAQRLAERLSFLLEGAMARAGLEGKSTRLLHAREFAAEMLTAL
- a CDS encoding DMT family transporter, coding for MNRATGGVTAILVTSFLWGTTGTAATFAPDAGPLAIGAAALGVGGLLQAAIALPSLARARQALRAHAGLVAVGAVAVAVYPLAFYSAMHLGGVAIGTVVSLASAPLASGILERVLERRPLSRWWMLAAFLGVLGSVLLCVSRAGEPAVSTAATAAGVGLGLVAGATYALYSWVVHRLMQHQVGRAASMGAVFGAGGALLIPVLLVTGAPLVASAQSFAVAAYMALVPMFLGYFLFGVGLARVRPSTATTLTLAEPAVAALLAVIVVGERLGTIGWAGMAILASALVVLAFAPANVPDHRPAAPADLLEDALPISTLRQPSGIAAKIPPGH